The proteins below are encoded in one region of Deltaproteobacteria bacterium:
- a CDS encoding permease, translated as MDGGFWFMFAASIVVGVYVVYSYGMPRALDGLSSGSQLLMATLPKMIFAFAVAGLIQVILPTDLISAWIGEGSGLKGLLIGTVAGTFTPGGPMMHFPIVASLLHSGAGSGPIIAYLTAWSLLGVHRLVIWEIPILGFEISAVRFVASLALPPLVGFVGSYLFHSLPTRLPAP; from the coding sequence ATGGACGGCGGTTTTTGGTTCATGTTCGCGGCCAGCATCGTCGTCGGCGTTTACGTGGTCTACTCCTACGGAATGCCGCGGGCGCTGGACGGCCTGTCCAGTGGCAGCCAGCTCCTGATGGCCACGCTTCCCAAGATGATCTTCGCCTTCGCGGTGGCGGGGCTGATCCAGGTCATTCTCCCCACCGACCTGATCTCGGCGTGGATCGGCGAGGGCTCCGGACTGAAAGGGCTCCTGATCGGCACGGTGGCGGGCACCTTCACTCCGGGAGGCCCAATGATGCACTTTCCCATCGTCGCGTCGCTGCTGCACTCCGGCGCCGGCTCCGGTCCTATTATCGCCTACCTGACCGCCTGGTCCCTGCTCGGGGTCCATCGCCTGGTCATCTGGGAGATCCCCATTCTGGGCTTCGAGATATCGGCGGTGCGTTTCGTGGCGAGCTTGGCGCTGCCGCCGCTGGTGGGTTTCGTGGGATCGTACCTCTTCCACAGCCTGCCGACCCGGCTTCCGGCGCCGTGA
- a CDS encoding rhodanese-like domain-containing protein: MSHPAIDPSALQSLLASDEPHACIDVRERGEFAGAQIAGTSPVNRGTLELRLPVMVPDVRVPVVLLCDDGRRSALAAETLRRMGYGDVRVLAGGVDGWRRQGLPVRSGWGVHGKEHGERVAHGGDVTHMSAPELARRRAAGEDVVVVDVRSREEYLRGHVPGTYHIPGGNLLVDAPRLPLKDGTTLVVSCAGRTRGILGAKLLHDNGFDNVYALENGVMGWFLSGHDIAEGPGMEVPATASETRAMRIRRATEALASAEGVRRCPLETFRGVYDSDSAFYLLDVRLPEEFQAGHVPRAISLPLGQMALAHENFLAVRAAPVFLISDDGVRPVWAASLLQQLGFGDVSVLEGGLQGWWDAGLPLEQGAPEPAVFGLDEARARTSFTNAAGLQAHLDAGGLALDVRSIGEYGFAHIPGTRWLPRGRLELDIGATAPDKDAPLVMVCDNAIRSTLAAGTLRELGYGKVRVLEGGTRSWESSGRVLEDGLEGTGVSTEDAQADFGHSVWTGALGKSREDMERYLSWEIDLVKDEPADSRS; encoded by the coding sequence TTGAGCCATCCTGCTATCGATCCCTCGGCCTTGCAGTCCTTGCTCGCCTCGGACGAGCCCCACGCCTGCATCGACGTGCGCGAACGCGGCGAGTTTGCCGGTGCGCAAATCGCGGGGACCAGTCCGGTCAACCGGGGCACGCTGGAGTTGCGACTGCCTGTGATGGTGCCGGACGTGCGTGTTCCGGTGGTGCTCCTGTGCGATGACGGGCGCCGCAGCGCGCTGGCGGCCGAGACCCTGAGGCGCATGGGCTACGGCGACGTCAGGGTGCTGGCCGGCGGCGTGGACGGGTGGCGGCGGCAAGGGCTGCCGGTGCGCTCGGGATGGGGGGTGCACGGCAAGGAGCACGGCGAGCGCGTGGCCCACGGCGGTGACGTGACGCACATGAGCGCGCCGGAGTTGGCGCGCCGGCGCGCGGCCGGCGAGGACGTGGTGGTGGTGGACGTGCGCTCGCGCGAGGAGTACCTGCGCGGCCACGTTCCCGGCACCTACCACATCCCCGGCGGCAACCTGCTGGTGGACGCGCCGCGGCTACCGCTCAAGGACGGCACCACGCTGGTGGTGAGCTGCGCGGGCCGCACGCGCGGCATCCTCGGCGCCAAGCTGCTGCACGACAACGGCTTCGACAACGTCTACGCCCTGGAGAACGGCGTCATGGGCTGGTTCCTGTCCGGCCACGACATCGCCGAGGGTCCGGGGATGGAGGTGCCGGCGACCGCGTCGGAGACCCGCGCCATGCGCATCCGGCGCGCCACCGAAGCCCTCGCCTCGGCCGAGGGCGTGCGCCGCTGCCCGCTGGAGACGTTCCGCGGCGTCTACGACTCCGACAGTGCCTTCTACCTCCTGGACGTGCGCTTGCCGGAAGAGTTCCAGGCCGGCCACGTGCCCCGCGCCATCTCGCTCCCGCTGGGACAGATGGCCCTGGCCCACGAAAACTTCCTGGCCGTGCGCGCCGCCCCCGTGTTCCTGATCTCCGACGACGGCGTGCGGCCGGTGTGGGCCGCATCGCTGCTGCAACAGCTCGGCTTCGGCGACGTGTCGGTCCTGGAGGGCGGCCTGCAGGGCTGGTGGGATGCCGGGCTGCCGCTCGAACAGGGGGCGCCGGAGCCCGCGGTCTTCGGACTCGATGAAGCGCGCGCCCGGACGAGCTTCACCAACGCCGCCGGGCTCCAGGCGCATCTGGACGCGGGCGGTCTCGCCCTCGACGTGCGCAGCATCGGCGAATACGGATTCGCCCACATCCCCGGCACCCGCTGGCTGCCCCGCGGACGCCTGGAACTCGACATCGGGGCTACGGCGCCGGACAAGGACGCACCGCTGGTGATGGTGTGCGACAACGCGATCCGTTCCACCCTGGCCGCCGGAACGCTGCGGGAACTGGGGTATGGCAAGGTGCGGGTGCTGGAAGGCGGCACCCGGTCGTGGGAGAGTTCCGGCCGCGTCCTGGAGGACGGGCTGGAAGGCACGGGCGTGTCCACCGAGGACGCGCAGGCCGACTTCGGCCACAGCGTGTGGACCGGAGCCCTGGGCAAATCCCGCGAGGATATGGAACGCTACCTGTCCTGGGAGATCGATCTCGTCAAGGACGAGCCGGCGGATTCGCGTTCGTAG
- a CDS encoding Rieske 2Fe-2S domain-containing protein, translated as MRSAYGLKIPEIDPELTRVGPGTPCGELMRRYWQPVCLSDDLSDLPKRIRILGEDLVAFRDGQGRAGLLFFRCSHRGTSLEYGRVERDGLRCCYHGWLYDVEGRILDMPLEPPDSTVKDHLWHPAYPVQEYGGLLFAYMGPLEKVPLLPRYDVLEAEGGTLKARFGPRVGGAQDCNWLQSEENLMDALHAVWLHTVHSGAQFPTQAHSTLPERLVYEETDIGIRFVMTRKMEDGRWADVIWENIMPLNVHLTYTDEPVTEKVDRVSFCVPVDDTHQLGASIRWVPDGTDTWEPSGREKLAPAGRGPRDYEYSQRFPDDKEAQEGQGEIVIHAMERHVSSDEGVLLFRKILRTAIDDVKAGEDPKGIIRDPGKAACVPTTSGAVVYAERPAHVA; from the coding sequence ATGCGCAGCGCCTACGGCCTCAAGATTCCCGAAATCGACCCGGAGCTGACCCGCGTAGGGCCGGGAACGCCGTGCGGCGAGCTGATGCGGCGCTACTGGCAGCCGGTTTGCCTCTCGGACGACCTCTCCGATTTGCCCAAGCGCATCCGCATCCTGGGCGAGGACCTGGTGGCGTTCCGCGACGGCCAGGGACGCGCCGGGCTCCTGTTCTTCCGCTGCAGCCACCGGGGCACCTCGCTGGAGTACGGGCGGGTGGAACGGGACGGGCTGCGCTGCTGCTACCACGGCTGGCTCTACGACGTCGAGGGACGTATCCTCGACATGCCGCTGGAACCGCCGGACAGCACCGTCAAGGACCATCTCTGGCATCCCGCCTACCCGGTGCAGGAATACGGCGGGCTGCTGTTCGCCTACATGGGTCCGCTGGAGAAGGTGCCGCTCCTGCCCCGCTACGACGTCCTGGAGGCGGAGGGAGGCACGCTGAAGGCGCGCTTCGGACCGCGCGTGGGCGGCGCCCAGGACTGCAACTGGCTCCAGAGCGAGGAGAACCTCATGGATGCGCTCCATGCGGTATGGCTCCACACGGTGCACAGCGGCGCCCAGTTCCCAACCCAGGCCCATTCCACCCTGCCGGAGCGGCTGGTATACGAGGAGACCGATATCGGCATCCGCTTCGTCATGACCCGCAAGATGGAAGACGGACGCTGGGCGGACGTCATCTGGGAAAACATCATGCCGCTCAACGTGCACCTGACGTACACGGACGAGCCGGTGACGGAAAAAGTGGACCGGGTGTCCTTCTGCGTCCCGGTGGACGACACCCACCAACTCGGCGCCAGCATCCGCTGGGTGCCGGACGGGACCGACACCTGGGAACCGTCCGGGCGCGAGAAGCTCGCCCCGGCGGGCCGGGGCCCCCGTGACTACGAGTACAGTCAGCGCTTTCCCGACGACAAGGAGGCCCAGGAAGGCCAGGGCGAGATCGTCATCCACGCCATGGAGCGCCACGTGAGCTCGGACGAGGGAGTGCTGCTGTTCCGGAAGATACTGAGGACCGCCATCGACGACGTCAAGGCCGGCGAGGACCCCAAGGGGATCATCCGCGATCCCGGGAAGGCGGCCTGCGTGCCCACCACTTCCGGCGCCGTCGTGTACGCGGAGCGGCCCGCGCACGTGGCGTGA
- a CDS encoding iron-containing redox enzyme family protein, giving the protein MADAQTDVITTKTFFRLPAEWDATPLSPDEFEHRFLQAQADTVRAFPNHPLIPDEVRNDQEKARRYFGVWQMNHSFFAKMFPSYLMNVAAKCPYQDVRREILHDCWDEEVSDPDADGMCHIEVLYYDSRQLGITREEAEGFEPTPIFLACMHALDNLSRTLSWQGGYAAVGGLESIRVAVKRGYLDKGEFEGPWAASANTVEKLCGIPHGSLMNAGLHQAKDQLHGGGVLDILKKYATTREIQEETFWAIRTARSFRVITTREQIRLARAAIGLPADELVVT; this is encoded by the coding sequence ATGGCGGATGCCCAGACGGATGTCATTACCACCAAGACGTTTTTCAGGCTTCCTGCGGAATGGGATGCCACACCCCTCTCGCCGGATGAGTTCGAGCACAGGTTCCTGCAGGCCCAGGCCGATACGGTGAGGGCGTTTCCCAATCATCCCCTGATCCCCGACGAGGTCCGCAACGACCAGGAGAAGGCCAGGCGGTACTTCGGCGTGTGGCAGATGAACCACAGCTTCTTCGCCAAGATGTTTCCCAGCTACCTCATGAACGTGGCCGCCAAGTGCCCCTACCAGGACGTGCGGCGCGAGATCCTGCACGACTGCTGGGACGAGGAGGTGAGCGATCCGGACGCCGACGGCATGTGCCACATAGAGGTGCTTTACTACGACTCCCGGCAACTCGGCATCACGCGGGAAGAAGCGGAAGGGTTCGAACCGACCCCGATATTCCTGGCGTGCATGCACGCGCTGGACAACCTGAGCCGCACGCTGTCGTGGCAGGGCGGCTACGCCGCGGTGGGCGGCCTGGAGAGCATCCGGGTGGCCGTGAAGCGCGGCTACCTCGACAAGGGCGAGTTCGAAGGCCCCTGGGCGGCCAGCGCCAACACCGTGGAGAAGCTCTGCGGTATCCCCCACGGTTCGCTCATGAACGCCGGTCTCCATCAGGCCAAGGACCAGCTCCACGGCGGCGGCGTGCTCGACATCCTCAAGAAATACGCCACCACCCGCGAGATCCAGGAAGAGACCTTCTGGGCCATCCGGACGGCCCGATCCTTCCGCGTGATTACCACGAGGGAACAGATCCGGCTGGCGCGGGCCGCCATCGGCCTCCCGGCCGACGAGCTCGTCGTTACTTGA
- a CDS encoding ABC transporter permease — protein sequence MAKQEELALGTGGVTTPDVDPSQGPRKPVSVFTEAGWDVALRVGSIFALIAAWWVVGLYYANPALVPWPWETFAEVGIIIKTGEFYHHMGNTLWRVFVGFGLAMVVSTPLGIIMGSFRNQESFFEPPVILGLTMPGLIWALLMLMVFGIKEISAYLAVAVTISPMLTISIWQGTKSIDKDLIDMSRAFHASVYSKLVDVILPQLVSHILAAIRYGLGLAWKVIVLVEGFGFSNGVGYQVMHQFDLFSVKGVLAWAITFLIVMIFLEFGVVGVLERSVTRWRPRVEAWRR from the coding sequence ATGGCGAAACAGGAGGAATTGGCGCTCGGAACAGGGGGGGTAACCACACCGGACGTGGACCCGTCCCAGGGGCCGCGGAAGCCCGTTTCCGTCTTTACCGAGGCCGGCTGGGACGTCGCTCTCCGCGTGGGCTCCATCTTCGCGCTCATCGCCGCATGGTGGGTGGTGGGCCTTTACTACGCCAACCCCGCGCTGGTGCCGTGGCCTTGGGAAACGTTCGCGGAGGTAGGCATCATCATCAAGACGGGTGAGTTCTATCACCACATGGGCAACACGCTTTGGCGCGTGTTCGTCGGCTTCGGCCTTGCCATGGTGGTGAGCACGCCGCTGGGCATCATCATGGGGAGTTTTCGCAACCAGGAGAGCTTCTTCGAGCCTCCGGTGATCCTCGGCCTCACCATGCCGGGCCTCATCTGGGCGCTGCTGATGCTCATGGTGTTCGGCATCAAGGAGATCAGCGCCTACCTCGCGGTGGCCGTGACCATCTCTCCAATGCTCACCATCAGCATCTGGCAGGGGACCAAGTCGATCGACAAGGACCTGATCGACATGAGCAGGGCATTCCACGCCAGCGTGTATTCCAAGCTGGTGGACGTGATCCTGCCGCAGTTGGTGTCGCATATCCTCGCCGCCATCCGGTACGGCCTGGGGCTGGCGTGGAAAGTGATCGTGCTGGTCGAGGGGTTCGGCTTCAGCAACGGCGTCGGCTACCAGGTCATGCACCAGTTCGACCTCTTCTCGGTGAAGGGGGTGCTGGCCTGGGCCATCACGTTTCTGATCGTGATGATCTTCCTCGAGTTCGGTGTGGTGGGCGTGCTGGAGCGCAGCGTCACCCGCTGGCGTCCGCGCGTCGAGGCATGGAGGCGGTAA
- a CDS encoding ABC transporter ATP-binding protein, giving the protein MAYVHIDRAVKYFSREDGSPLKVLDDISFDTKEYGITALLGPSGCGKSTLLNIITGLEGLDHGRVDIISDGEDGERAHPQLGYVFQDPRLLNWKRVEDNLRFALKGMEVPAQEWDERLDKYLSLVGLTDFRKQYPLYLSGGMRQRVGLARGLVIEPQVLLMDEPYSKLDQLTARQLREDTLQICSRLKQTALLVTHDVEESAYMGDRIVIFSARPARIAAVYENPLRSSERDTDDMRFIEFKKEVLETILNLVKEGA; this is encoded by the coding sequence TTGGCCTACGTACACATCGATCGTGCGGTGAAATACTTCTCGCGCGAGGACGGCTCGCCTCTGAAGGTGCTGGACGACATCTCCTTCGACACCAAGGAATACGGCATCACGGCGTTGCTGGGGCCGTCGGGCTGCGGCAAGTCGACGTTGTTGAACATCATAACGGGCCTCGAGGGCCTCGACCATGGGCGGGTGGACATCATCTCCGACGGTGAGGACGGCGAGCGGGCGCATCCGCAGTTGGGCTACGTGTTCCAGGATCCGAGGCTGCTCAACTGGAAGCGGGTAGAGGACAACCTGCGGTTCGCCCTCAAGGGCATGGAGGTGCCGGCTCAGGAGTGGGACGAGCGGCTCGACAAGTACCTGTCGCTGGTGGGGCTCACGGACTTCCGCAAGCAGTACCCCCTGTACCTGTCCGGCGGGATGCGGCAGCGGGTGGGTCTGGCGCGGGGGCTCGTCATCGAGCCGCAGGTGCTGTTGATGGACGAGCCCTACAGCAAGCTCGACCAGCTTACGGCGCGGCAGTTGCGGGAGGACACCCTCCAGATCTGTTCCCGGTTGAAGCAGACCGCCCTGCTGGTCACTCACGACGTGGAGGAATCCGCTTACATGGGGGACCGGATCGTGATCTTCTCCGCCCGGCCGGCGCGCATCGCAGCGGTCTACGAGAACCCTCTTCGCTCCTCGGAGCGGGATACCGACGACATGCGCTTTATCGAGTTCAAGAAGGAAGTACTGGAAACCATACTTAACCTGGTGAAGGAGGGAGCATGA
- a CDS encoding ABC transporter substrate-binding protein, translated as MMIARIKRFRLLVLAVGLFLVAPGLSVPALGADLPVVEFGLPSGGVFGLGGQYMIDKKLDRKHGFVAKPRWGGVANVERLIAIGAIPVGLATVESALRANLKGIPLKLVQPYMRTMHNYILVRKDSPYKSINDLKGKSIAVPREVTSAYNLFDFMMRKQGVSIEKDFQLKKLGAAGIIAVMEKGEVEAALHWEAHVTRMMATGKYRSIAKLGDVITQVLNKDIHMFGWVGAQETWAKKNPGVVGKIRAAWQEMIAGVQNDPEHFRKYAKKIFGLEGKDVVDLGYERVRPFLLPADFKWPNPKNLANQKQYLKDGIALGIFPKEAEAQIDGLFVP; from the coding sequence ATGATGATCGCAAGAATCAAACGGTTTCGTCTGCTGGTCCTGGCCGTGGGGCTGTTCCTGGTTGCTCCGGGTCTGTCGGTCCCGGCTCTGGGCGCGGACCTGCCCGTGGTGGAGTTCGGCCTGCCCTCCGGCGGCGTGTTCGGCCTGGGCGGCCAGTACATGATCGACAAGAAACTGGATCGCAAGCACGGCTTTGTCGCCAAGCCACGCTGGGGCGGCGTGGCGAACGTCGAACGTCTCATCGCCATCGGCGCCATCCCGGTGGGTCTGGCCACCGTGGAGTCCGCGCTGCGCGCCAACCTCAAGGGCATCCCCCTCAAGCTGGTGCAGCCCTACATGAGGACGATGCACAACTACATCCTCGTTCGCAAAGACTCTCCCTACAAGAGCATCAACGACCTCAAGGGGAAGTCCATCGCGGTGCCGCGCGAAGTCACGTCGGCCTACAATCTGTTCGACTTCATGATGCGGAAGCAGGGCGTCTCCATCGAGAAGGACTTTCAGCTCAAGAAGCTGGGCGCCGCCGGCATCATCGCGGTGATGGAGAAGGGCGAGGTGGAAGCCGCGCTCCACTGGGAAGCGCACGTGACCCGGATGATGGCGACGGGCAAATACCGCTCCATCGCCAAGCTGGGCGACGTGATCACACAGGTGCTGAACAAGGACATCCACATGTTCGGTTGGGTGGGCGCGCAGGAGACCTGGGCGAAGAAGAACCCCGGAGTCGTCGGGAAGATCCGCGCCGCGTGGCAGGAAATGATCGCCGGCGTCCAGAACGACCCCGAGCACTTCCGCAAGTACGCCAAGAAGATCTTCGGTCTGGAAGGGAAAGACGTCGTGGACCTCGGCTACGAGCGGGTCAGGCCTTTCCTGCTGCCGGCCGACTTCAAGTGGCCGAACCCGAAGAATCTGGCGAACCAGAAGCAGTACCTGAAGGACGGCATCGCGCTGGGGATCTTCCCCAAGGAGGCCGAGGCACAGATCGACGGTCTGTTCGTGCCCTAG
- a CDS encoding tripartite tricarboxylate transporter substrate-binding protein translates to MNYRLTSVAILACLALLVSASPRADAETPYSKGTRIRLIIPFSPGGGTDVYGRVVARHLSRHIAGNPTIIVQNMPGAGGTIAFNFLHHSAKPDGLTLGVSSSGTLTRQQLGYKGARYDLAKMPIISVAGFGLITYVGAHVGARSLGELLKLDLGRPLVMADTSRESSTAIRRTVVFKAILKDVASKQVYGYPGYSDVAAAIQRGEADISGMTAPGFNATVRPAVKEGKAFVLYHSGLLDAQGNIIRDPAAAEYPTFEEEYRKVFGKSPSGIAWEAFKSLVVAGGNFEKGLFAPPGTPQATIDLLADAVGKMLEDPRYIADAKKIFGARIKTFVGADAAKILEGAMNASPEVQSFLKELLKQG, encoded by the coding sequence ATGAACTATCGCCTGACGTCGGTCGCAATCTTGGCGTGTCTTGCGCTTTTGGTTTCCGCTTCGCCGCGCGCGGACGCGGAGACTCCGTACAGCAAGGGAACGCGAATCCGTCTGATCATCCCGTTCTCCCCCGGAGGCGGCACGGACGTCTATGGCCGGGTGGTGGCCCGGCATCTGAGCCGCCACATTGCGGGCAACCCCACCATCATTGTCCAGAACATGCCCGGAGCCGGCGGCACCATCGCCTTCAATTTCCTTCACCACTCCGCCAAGCCGGACGGGCTGACCCTGGGGGTGTCGTCCAGCGGCACCCTGACCCGACAGCAACTCGGCTACAAGGGCGCCCGGTACGACCTTGCGAAGATGCCGATCATCTCGGTAGCCGGGTTCGGCCTCATCACCTATGTCGGAGCCCATGTGGGAGCACGCAGCCTGGGAGAACTGCTCAAGCTGGACCTGGGCAGGCCGCTGGTAATGGCGGACACCTCGCGGGAGTCTTCCACCGCGATAAGACGCACCGTCGTTTTCAAGGCTATCCTGAAGGATGTCGCCAGCAAGCAGGTCTACGGCTATCCAGGGTATTCCGATGTCGCGGCGGCGATACAACGCGGCGAGGCCGACATCTCCGGCATGACCGCGCCGGGGTTCAACGCAACGGTGCGGCCCGCGGTGAAGGAAGGCAAAGCGTTCGTCCTGTACCATTCCGGTTTGCTGGACGCTCAGGGGAACATCATTCGCGACCCGGCCGCGGCGGAGTATCCCACCTTCGAGGAGGAATACCGCAAGGTCTTCGGCAAATCGCCTTCGGGCATTGCGTGGGAGGCCTTCAAGTCCCTGGTGGTCGCGGGGGGCAACTTCGAAAAGGGTCTGTTCGCACCTCCCGGGACTCCCCAGGCAACGATAGACCTGCTGGCCGATGCGGTCGGTAAAATGCTGGAGGATCCGCGGTACATCGCGGACGCGAAAAAGATCTTCGGTGCGCGGATCAAGACCTTCGTCGGCGCGGATGCCGCGAAGATCCTCGAAGGCGCCATGAATGCGTCTCCGGAAGTGCAGTCCTTTCTCAAGGAATTGCTGAAGCAGGGTTAG
- the fbp gene encoding class 1 fructose-bisphosphatase, producing MAAGTTLTRHLIEEGGWRNDGAGDMRALLEPIALAGKVLAREVDQAALAGKLGLAGDQNATGDMQKKLDVIGNDVVMDAFSSCSVVAGIASEELEEPVVMSTSDDARYLLCTDPLDGSSNTDVNAPLGTIFGILRRHRVGELSGEEFLRPGSELVCAGYVLYGTSTLLVYTVGAGVHGFTLDRGVGEFVLSHHDIRCPEAGKIYSANVGRHKEWGAGVRKYLDHVTEKDKPSGRPHSLRYTGALVADLHRCLLDGGMYLYPGDPGSPDGKLRLLYECAPLACVAEQAGGAASTGHGRLLDVVPGAVHQRTPIAIGSAENVALYERFMAEE from the coding sequence ATGGCGGCAGGCACCACGCTGACGCGGCATCTCATCGAGGAAGGGGGATGGCGCAACGACGGGGCAGGGGATATGCGCGCGCTGCTGGAACCCATCGCCCTGGCGGGCAAGGTGCTCGCCCGGGAGGTCGATCAGGCGGCGCTGGCGGGCAAGCTGGGTCTGGCCGGCGACCAGAACGCCACCGGCGACATGCAGAAGAAGCTCGACGTCATCGGCAACGACGTCGTGATGGATGCGTTCTCGAGTTGCAGCGTGGTGGCGGGCATCGCGTCGGAGGAGCTGGAAGAGCCGGTGGTGATGAGCACGTCCGACGACGCGCGTTATCTCCTGTGCACCGATCCGCTGGACGGGTCGTCCAACACCGACGTCAACGCACCGCTGGGAACTATCTTCGGCATCCTGCGGCGCCACCGGGTGGGTGAGCTCTCGGGCGAGGAGTTCCTCCGGCCGGGCTCGGAGCTGGTGTGCGCCGGCTACGTGCTCTACGGCACCAGCACGTTGCTGGTGTACACGGTGGGCGCCGGGGTGCACGGCTTCACCCTGGACCGGGGGGTCGGAGAGTTCGTCCTTTCGCACCATGACATCCGTTGTCCGGAGGCGGGCAAGATCTACAGCGCCAACGTCGGACGCCACAAGGAGTGGGGCGCGGGGGTGCGGAAGTACCTGGATCATGTCACGGAGAAGGACAAGCCCAGCGGCAGGCCCCACTCGCTGCGCTACACCGGCGCGCTGGTGGCCGATCTGCACCGCTGCCTGCTGGACGGAGGCATGTATCTCTATCCCGGTGATCCCGGGAGTCCCGACGGCAAGCTCCGGCTCCTCTACGAATGCGCGCCGCTGGCGTGCGTGGCGGAGCAGGCGGGGGGAGCGGCCAGCACCGGGCACGGGCGCCTGCTGGACGTGGTGCCCGGGGCCGTCCATCAGCGCACGCCCATCGCCATCGGCAGCGCCGAGAACGTGGCCCTCTACGAACGGTTCATGGCGGAGGAATGA
- a CDS encoding class I fructose-bisphosphate aldolase codes for MTERVREVLSWYGSDNPGTLTNLARILNHGRLGGTGKFVILPVDQGFEHGPARSFAPNPAGYDPRYHFELALDAGCNAYAAPLGFLEAGAREFAGEIPLILKVNNHDLLNDERDPTQAVTSSVEDALRLGCAAVGFTVYPGSEHRFAMYEQIREIAREAKRNGLAVVIWSYPRGSGLSKAGEAAVDVCGYAAQIAAQLGAHIIKVKFPLENVEQDAARKVFEKEGVPIADPADRIRHVVQSAFDGRRIVIFSGGPATTDESLLAEIRAIHAGGGFGSIIGRNSFQRSKPDAIALLDKVMRIYAGEDL; via the coding sequence ATGACGGAGAGAGTAAGAGAGGTATTGAGCTGGTACGGCAGCGACAATCCCGGGACCCTGACCAACCTGGCCCGCATACTGAACCACGGCCGCCTCGGCGGCACCGGCAAGTTCGTGATCCTGCCCGTGGACCAGGGCTTCGAGCACGGCCCGGCGCGGAGCTTCGCTCCCAATCCCGCGGGCTATGACCCGCGCTACCACTTCGAGCTGGCGCTGGACGCGGGCTGCAACGCGTACGCCGCGCCGCTGGGCTTTCTCGAGGCCGGCGCGCGCGAGTTCGCCGGGGAGATCCCGCTCATCCTCAAGGTCAACAACCACGACTTGCTGAACGACGAAAGGGACCCCACCCAGGCCGTTACCTCCAGCGTGGAGGACGCGCTGCGCCTGGGCTGCGCGGCCGTGGGCTTCACGGTCTACCCGGGCTCCGAGCACCGCTTCGCCATGTACGAGCAGATCCGCGAAATCGCCCGGGAGGCCAAGCGCAACGGCCTGGCGGTGGTGATCTGGTCGTATCCGCGGGGCTCCGGGCTCAGCAAGGCCGGCGAGGCCGCCGTCGACGTGTGTGGCTACGCGGCGCAGATCGCCGCGCAGCTCGGAGCGCATATCATCAAGGTGAAGTTCCCCCTGGAGAACGTCGAGCAGGACGCGGCGCGCAAGGTGTTCGAGAAGGAAGGCGTGCCCATCGCCGATCCCGCGGACCGGATCCGCCACGTGGTGCAGTCGGCCTTCGACGGCCGCCGCATCGTCATCTTCTCGGGCGGTCCCGCCACCACTGACGAGTCGCTCTTGGCGGAGATTCGCGCCATCCACGCCGGTGGCGGCTTCGGCTCCATCATCGGGCGGAACTCTTTCCAGCGGAGCAAGCCGGATGCCATCGCGCTGCTCGACAAGGTCATGCGCATCTACGCGGGCGAGGATCTGTGA